The Gemmatimonadota bacterium genome has a segment encoding these proteins:
- a CDS encoding sigma-54 dependent transcriptional regulator, translating into MALPAPRILVADDQSDILQALRLLLRNEGFAVETATSPAGVLATLERSDFDALLMDLNYTRDTTSGREGLDVLQRIQSLDAALPVVVMTAFGSVEGAVEAMRHGARDYIEKPWDNHRLVALLRTQVELGRALRRSQRLESENQSLRREGLPDLVTESPAMRATAKLMARVAPSDANALILGEHGVGKEIAARWLHAASARASRPMITVNVGGLSEGVFESELFGHLKGAFTDAKSDRIGRFELADRGTLFLDEIANITQGQQAKLLRVLNTGEFERVGSSKTKTVEVRVFSATNADLRNEVSAGRFREDLLYRLNTIEIRIPALRERREDIPQLAAHFLEKYAARYRKAISGFHPDAMAAVLGYAWPGNIRELDHTVERAVLLADSNQIRVGDLGLSTGGEGSAHLDQMTLEDVERVLIQKALARTGNNVSEAAKALGLSRSAMYRRLERYGL; encoded by the coding sequence ATGGCTCTCCCCGCGCCGCGCATCCTCGTCGCCGACGACCAGTCGGACATCCTGCAGGCGCTGCGCCTGCTGCTCCGCAACGAGGGCTTCGCCGTCGAGACGGCAACCTCGCCCGCTGGCGTGCTCGCCACCCTCGAGCGGAGCGATTTCGACGCCCTGCTGATGGACCTCAACTACACGCGTGACACCACGTCGGGCCGTGAAGGGCTCGATGTGCTGCAGCGGATCCAGTCCCTCGACGCCGCGCTGCCGGTGGTCGTGATGACGGCGTTCGGCAGTGTCGAAGGTGCGGTCGAGGCGATGCGTCACGGCGCCCGTGACTACATCGAGAAGCCCTGGGACAACCATCGTCTGGTCGCGCTGTTGCGCACCCAGGTCGAGCTCGGACGGGCACTTCGTAGAAGCCAGCGACTCGAAAGCGAGAATCAGTCGTTGCGGCGCGAAGGCCTGCCGGACCTGGTTACCGAGTCGCCGGCGATGCGCGCGACCGCCAAACTGATGGCGCGAGTTGCACCGAGTGACGCCAATGCCTTGATTCTCGGCGAGCACGGCGTCGGCAAGGAGATCGCCGCGCGCTGGCTCCACGCGGCGAGCGCACGTGCCAGCCGTCCGATGATCACGGTGAACGTGGGCGGCCTCTCCGAAGGCGTCTTCGAGAGCGAGCTCTTCGGCCATCTCAAGGGGGCGTTCACTGACGCCAAGAGCGATCGGATCGGCCGGTTCGAGCTGGCCGACCGGGGCACTCTCTTTCTCGACGAAATTGCCAACATCACCCAGGGGCAGCAGGCGAAGCTGCTCCGGGTGCTGAACACCGGCGAGTTCGAGCGGGTCGGATCCTCCAAGACGAAGACGGTCGAAGTGCGGGTCTTCTCCGCCACCAATGCCGATCTTCGCAACGAGGTCTCGGCCGGCCGATTCCGCGAAGATCTGCTCTACCGGCTGAACACCATCGAGATCCGGATCCCGGCACTGCGCGAGCGGCGCGAGGATATTCCGCAACTCGCCGCGCATTTCCTCGAGAAATATGCGGCGCGCTATCGCAAGGCGATTAGCGGTTTCCATCCCGATGCGATGGCTGCAGTGCTCGGATATGCCTGGCCCGGAAACATTCGCGAGCTTGACCACACGGTGGAGCGCGCCGTGCTTCTTGCCGACAGCAATCAGATCCGGGTCGGCGATCTCGGCTTGAGTACCGGCGGCGAGGGGAGCGCGCATCTCGATCAGATGACGCTGGAGGATGTCGAACGCGTCCTCATCCAGAAGGCGCTGGCGCGAACCGGGAACAACGTGTCCGAAGCCGCGAAGGCGCTCGGGCTCAGCCGTAGCGCGATGTATCGCCGGCTGGAGCGGTACGGACTGTAA
- a CDS encoding serine/threonine-protein kinase, translating to MTAPRDALQHVLGSALTLEHELTGGGMATVYVARDNALRRKVVVKVLPPELAAAVSLERFKREILVSAALQHPHIVPVLSSGEVDGLPFFVMPFIDGESLRTRLTRGPLSVRETVGIMKDVARALSYAHGNDVVHRDIKPDNILLTGGSAVVTDFGVAKAINASRASHRLGHVSGAHGNTQTASGIAIGTPAYMAPEQAAGDPNTDHRADLYALGIVAWEMLTGTAPFHGVSPQQVMASHVMHSVPPIASRRYDVPKAFAGIIDQLLSKEPKNRPKFAADLIRQLDDPAVISGAYVSVRGSTWRKWRVPVIAAVTILAAAAMWYFTRR from the coding sequence TTGACGGCCCCACGCGATGCACTGCAGCACGTCCTCGGATCCGCCCTGACGCTCGAGCACGAGCTGACCGGCGGCGGGATGGCCACGGTCTATGTGGCCCGCGACAATGCGCTCCGTCGCAAGGTGGTGGTCAAGGTGCTCCCGCCTGAACTCGCTGCGGCGGTCTCGCTCGAACGATTCAAGCGCGAGATCCTGGTGTCGGCAGCGCTCCAGCACCCACACATCGTTCCGGTGCTCAGCAGCGGCGAGGTGGACGGGCTCCCCTTCTTCGTGATGCCCTTCATCGATGGCGAATCGCTGCGAACCCGGCTCACGCGTGGGCCGCTCTCGGTGCGTGAAACGGTGGGGATCATGAAAGACGTCGCCCGCGCGCTCTCATATGCACACGGCAACGACGTGGTCCACCGCGACATCAAGCCCGACAACATCCTGCTGACCGGTGGCTCGGCCGTCGTGACCGACTTTGGCGTGGCGAAAGCAATCAATGCCTCTCGTGCCTCGCATCGACTGGGCCACGTCAGCGGGGCGCACGGCAATACCCAGACGGCGTCCGGCATTGCCATCGGGACACCCGCGTACATGGCGCCCGAGCAGGCCGCCGGCGATCCCAACACCGATCATCGGGCCGACCTCTACGCCCTCGGCATCGTGGCCTGGGAGATGCTGACCGGCACGGCGCCATTTCACGGTGTCTCGCCCCAGCAGGTGATGGCGTCACACGTCATGCACTCGGTGCCCCCGATCGCGTCGCGGCGGTACGATGTCCCGAAGGCCTTCGCCGGAATCATCGATCAGCTGCTTTCGAAGGAGCCCAAGAATCGGCCGAAATTTGCCGCCGACCTGATCCGCCAGCTCGACGATCCGGCGGTGATCAGCGGCGCCTACGTCTCGGTCCGCGGAAGCACCTGGCGGAAGTGGCGGGTGCCTGTGATCGCGGCGGTGACGATCCTGGCTGCCGCGGCGATGTGGTATTTCACGAGAAGGTGA
- a CDS encoding ATP-binding protein, whose protein sequence is MASQPRRIVAIAAWAALPAVVTALVLLWVEPHSSRLQWTGTLVVASTLGIGLMVLHERVIRPLQTVSNLLAAMREGDFSHRARSSDPDDDLGLLYEEANALAEMLRGQRLGVIEATALLRTVMTEIDAAVFTFDAGGALVLVNRGGERLLDEPAERLVGRHASELGLEDCLEGETPRVLDQRGSYANRWELRRSSFRQDGRPHTLVLLTDVSRALQAEEREAWQRLIRVLSHEINNSLAPIRSFAGSLRSIVERGAHTTESDADLREGLDVIGQRADSLGRFIAAYARLARLPRPVLAPVRVEEWVRRVVPLEPRRRVTVVPGPEQVVSADADQLDQLLINLVRNAVDSVDGTAGGVTVTWMIRGDDLEVLVEDEGSGIADSANLFVPFYTTKPGGSGIGLALSRRIAEAHGGTVRLENRSPLPGCRAIVQLPLGSPMRDGAMPFRSGAYRAVRALTLFLALGMNL, encoded by the coding sequence ATGGCCTCGCAGCCCCGGCGCATCGTCGCCATTGCGGCGTGGGCCGCCCTTCCGGCCGTCGTGACGGCGCTGGTGCTCCTCTGGGTCGAACCGCACAGCAGCCGATTGCAATGGACCGGCACGCTCGTGGTGGCCAGTACCCTCGGTATCGGCCTGATGGTGCTTCACGAGCGCGTCATCCGGCCGCTGCAGACGGTATCCAACCTGCTCGCGGCGATGCGCGAGGGCGACTTCTCCCACCGCGCCCGGTCGTCGGATCCGGATGATGACCTGGGCCTGCTCTACGAGGAAGCCAACGCGCTCGCCGAGATGTTGCGCGGGCAGCGGCTTGGGGTGATCGAGGCGACCGCGCTGCTGCGCACGGTGATGACCGAGATCGATGCCGCGGTCTTCACTTTCGATGCTGGCGGCGCACTCGTGCTGGTGAATCGCGGTGGCGAGCGCCTGCTCGATGAACCGGCGGAGCGGCTCGTGGGCCGACACGCATCGGAGCTGGGTCTCGAGGATTGTCTCGAGGGCGAAACGCCGCGCGTGCTGGATCAGCGTGGCTCCTACGCCAACCGCTGGGAGCTGCGACGAAGTTCGTTTCGCCAGGATGGCCGGCCGCACACCCTGGTCCTGCTCACCGATGTGAGCCGGGCCCTGCAAGCCGAAGAACGCGAGGCATGGCAGCGCCTCATTCGTGTCCTCTCCCACGAGATCAATAACTCGCTGGCGCCGATCCGGTCGTTCGCAGGTTCGTTGCGATCGATTGTCGAACGCGGCGCGCACACGACCGAGAGCGATGCGGATCTCCGCGAAGGTCTTGACGTGATTGGACAGCGCGCTGATTCCCTGGGGCGATTCATCGCCGCCTACGCCCGGCTCGCAAGGCTGCCGCGGCCGGTGCTCGCGCCGGTGCGGGTCGAGGAATGGGTTCGCCGCGTGGTTCCGCTCGAACCCCGGCGGAGAGTGACGGTGGTGCCCGGACCGGAACAGGTCGTGTCGGCTGATGCCGACCAGCTCGACCAGCTGTTGATCAACCTGGTGCGCAATGCGGTCGATTCCGTGGACGGGACCGCCGGTGGGGTCACGGTGACCTGGATGATTCGAGGCGACGACCTCGAGGTGCTGGTCGAGGATGAAGGGAGCGGTATCGCCGATAGCGCGAATCTCTTCGTGCCATTCTATACCACCAAGCCGGGCGGGTCGGGGATCGGCCTGGCACTCTCGAGACGCATCGCCGAAGCACACGGAGGCACCGTGCGACTCGAAAACCGGTCGCCTCTCCCCGGCTGCCGAGCCATTGTTCAGCTTCCACTTGGCTCGCCGATGCGAGACGGCGCGATGCCATTCCGGTCCGGTGCCTATCGCGCGGTTCGTGCGCTGACCCTGTTCCTTGCCCTGGGGATGAACCTCTGA
- the uvrB gene encoding excinuclease ABC subunit UvrB, whose protein sequence is MPHFEVRAPFEPAGDQPRAIAELTAGLIRGDKYQTLLGVTGSGKTMTLAHAIANYGKPTLILSHNKTLAAQLYGEMKQFLPTNAVEYFVSYYDYYQPEAYVPSTDVYIEKDASINQDLESLRLRATSSLMEREDVVIVSTVSAIYGLGDPVAYRALMLSVSVGETRGRDALLSELVGIQYQRNDAAFEQGTFRVRGDTIEIFPAYDEQGVRIELWGDQVERISRFHPVSGNTIAGLDRCAIYPAKHFVTQRPTIERAVVAIREELAARLWELKTQGKLLEAQRLEGRTNFDIEMMLEVGTCAGIENYSKHLSGRETGERPACLIDYFPADFLVVVDESHASLPQIGGMFNGDRARKTTLVEYGFRLPSALDNRPLHFDEFMALSPQMVNVSATPGDLELRLSQGVIVEQIIRPTGLIDPEVQIRPVRGQVDDLLAEIRLREAKRERVLVTTLTKRMAEDLTDYLQQAGIRVRYLHSDIDAIERVEILRGLRLGEFDVLVGINLLREGLDLPEVSLVAILDADHEGFLRSDRSLIQTCGRAARHVNGKAILYADRITGSMERALGEMDRRRTIQRAHNLEHGITPMSIVKSLDEVRLSTHVADQRTEKVEPRRKGKDPNAHVDLHDPVQRAAAIAALEQQMRQAAANLEFELAAMLRDQLNELRAVGAPNVKRGSFRPARR, encoded by the coding sequence ATGCCCCATTTCGAGGTCCGCGCCCCCTTCGAGCCAGCTGGTGACCAGCCCCGCGCTATCGCGGAGCTGACCGCCGGCCTCATTCGTGGCGACAAGTACCAGACGCTTCTCGGCGTCACGGGCAGCGGCAAGACGATGACCCTGGCCCACGCCATCGCCAACTATGGCAAGCCGACCCTCATTCTCTCCCACAACAAGACCCTTGCCGCGCAGCTTTACGGCGAGATGAAGCAGTTCCTCCCGACCAACGCGGTCGAGTATTTCGTCTCGTACTACGACTACTACCAGCCCGAGGCGTACGTCCCCTCGACCGACGTGTACATCGAGAAGGACGCGTCGATCAACCAGGATCTCGAGTCGCTCCGGCTGCGCGCCACGTCATCGCTGATGGAACGGGAAGATGTCGTGATCGTCTCGACCGTTTCGGCGATCTACGGCCTCGGTGATCCCGTCGCCTATCGCGCTCTGATGCTGAGTGTCTCGGTGGGGGAGACGCGCGGTCGCGATGCGCTGCTCAGTGAGCTGGTGGGAATTCAGTATCAGCGCAATGATGCCGCCTTCGAGCAGGGCACCTTTCGTGTACGCGGCGATACCATCGAGATCTTTCCGGCCTACGACGAGCAGGGCGTGCGCATCGAGCTCTGGGGCGATCAGGTCGAGCGAATCTCCCGCTTTCATCCCGTCAGCGGCAACACGATTGCCGGGCTCGATCGTTGTGCCATCTATCCCGCGAAGCACTTCGTCACCCAGCGCCCCACGATCGAGCGCGCGGTCGTCGCCATTCGCGAGGAACTTGCGGCCCGGCTCTGGGAACTGAAGACCCAGGGCAAGCTGCTCGAAGCACAGCGGCTCGAAGGGCGCACCAATTTCGACATCGAGATGATGCTCGAAGTGGGAACCTGCGCCGGCATCGAGAACTATTCCAAGCATCTCTCGGGACGGGAGACCGGCGAACGCCCGGCCTGCCTCATCGACTACTTCCCGGCAGACTTTCTCGTCGTGGTCGATGAGTCGCACGCCTCGCTGCCACAGATTGGCGGCATGTTCAATGGTGACCGCGCCCGCAAGACCACGCTGGTGGAGTACGGTTTCCGCTTGCCCTCGGCGCTCGACAACCGGCCGCTGCATTTCGATGAGTTCATGGCGCTCTCGCCGCAGATGGTGAACGTCTCGGCCACCCCTGGCGACCTGGAATTGCGGTTGAGTCAGGGGGTGATCGTCGAGCAGATCATCCGGCCGACCGGCCTCATCGACCCCGAAGTACAGATTCGTCCCGTGCGTGGCCAGGTTGACGACCTGCTCGCCGAGATTCGCTTGCGGGAAGCGAAGCGCGAGCGCGTGCTGGTGACCACGCTCACGAAGCGGATGGCCGAAGATCTCACCGATTACTTGCAGCAGGCCGGCATCCGGGTGCGCTACCTGCACTCTGATATCGATGCCATCGAGCGCGTCGAGATCCTGCGCGGCCTGCGGCTGGGCGAGTTCGACGTGCTGGTGGGGATCAACCTGCTGCGCGAAGGCCTCGATCTTCCCGAGGTTTCGCTGGTGGCCATTCTCGACGCCGACCATGAGGGCTTCCTCCGGTCCGACCGGTCGCTGATCCAGACGTGCGGCCGCGCTGCACGTCACGTGAATGGCAAGGCGATCCTCTACGCTGACCGCATCACCGGATCGATGGAGCGGGCCCTCGGCGAGATGGATCGACGCCGGACCATCCAGCGCGCCCACAACCTCGAACACGGCATCACGCCGATGTCGATCGTGAAGTCGCTCGATGAAGTACGCCTCTCGACTCACGTCGCCGATCAGCGGACCGAAAAGGTCGAGCCCCGGCGCAAAGGCAAGGATCCCAACGCGCACGTCGACCTGCACGATCCAGTGCAGCGTGCCGCCGCGATTGCCGCCCTCGAGCAGCAGATGCGACAGGCCGCGGCGAACCTCGAGTTCGAGCTCGCCGCGATGTTGCGCGATCAGCTCAACGAATTGCGCGCGGTCGGTGCGCCGAACGTCAAGCGCGGCTCCTTCCGGCCGGCGCGCCGGTGA
- the tsaB gene encoding tRNA (adenosine(37)-N6)-threonylcarbamoyltransferase complex dimerization subunit type 1 TsaB, which translates to MITLAFDTASDRCTVAATNGSHVAHRHLDGSRQHANAILSLLDEVLGEVDASPREVTQLLTGDGPGSFTGLRVTSTVAKALAWERQITWRTAPSLLIRAAAHTTAGGSTVLALSDALRGDVYAGCWRIGADGVVPVGPSPRAVAPGQLVELFGAVDVVVGTVPDTLVAAIAAVTHCEMIRGEASLPDARTLLALGELDGATTLVTDSATWEPVYGRPAEAQAVWERTHGRPLPPAPGLIR; encoded by the coding sequence ATGATCACACTCGCGTTTGATACGGCGAGCGACCGATGCACCGTCGCGGCAACGAACGGTTCGCACGTGGCGCATAGACACCTCGATGGCTCGCGCCAGCACGCCAACGCGATCCTCTCGCTCCTCGACGAAGTGCTCGGCGAGGTCGATGCCTCGCCGCGCGAGGTAACCCAGCTGTTGACCGGCGATGGCCCAGGTTCGTTTACCGGGTTGCGCGTGACGAGCACGGTGGCGAAGGCGCTGGCGTGGGAGCGACAGATCACCTGGCGCACCGCACCGTCGCTGCTCATCCGGGCTGCGGCCCACACGACGGCGGGTGGGAGTACCGTGCTCGCACTCTCCGATGCGCTGCGAGGCGATGTCTACGCCGGTTGCTGGAGGATCGGCGCCGATGGTGTGGTGCCGGTGGGTCCTTCGCCCCGCGCCGTTGCGCCGGGTCAGCTCGTCGAACTCTTTGGCGCGGTCGACGTCGTCGTCGGCACCGTGCCAGACACGCTGGTCGCAGCGATTGCTGCCGTCACGCATTGCGAAATGATTCGTGGCGAAGCGTCCCTGCCTGATGCGCGCACGCTCCTCGCTCTGGGTGAACTCGATGGCGCCACGACTCTGGTGACAGACTCCGCGACGTGGGAGCCGGTGTACGGCCGCCCCGCCGAAGCACAGGCAGTCTGGGAGCGCACGCATGGACGGCCCTTGCCGCCTGCGCCCGGCCTCATCCGCTGA
- a CDS encoding EVE domain-containing protein gives MSASWILKTEPGTYSWGDLVRDGRATWDGVASNAALIHLRAMAKGDEVLIYHSGDGKAIVGIAKIAKGPYPDPKLDDPKLVVVDVMPVRPLKSPVTLATIKGVPALADLGLVRISRLSCMPVSPKHRALLEKLGVR, from the coding sequence ATGTCTGCTTCCTGGATCCTGAAGACCGAACCCGGTACCTACAGCTGGGGCGACCTCGTCCGTGATGGTCGCGCCACCTGGGATGGCGTTGCGAGTAACGCCGCGCTCATCCACCTGCGCGCGATGGCCAAGGGAGACGAGGTCTTGATCTATCATTCCGGGGACGGCAAGGCGATCGTCGGTATCGCGAAGATTGCCAAGGGGCCGTACCCGGATCCCAAGCTGGATGACCCGAAGCTGGTGGTGGTCGATGTCATGCCCGTTCGTCCGCTCAAGAGCCCGGTAACCCTCGCGACAATCAAGGGGGTTCCGGCTCTCGCGGACCTCGGGCTGGTACGGATCAGCCGGTTGTCGTGCATGCCGGTCAGCCCGAAGCATCGAGCACTGCTGGAGAAGCTCGGCGTGAGGTGA
- the tsaE gene encoding tRNA (adenosine(37)-N6)-threonylcarbamoyltransferase complex ATPase subunit type 1 TsaE: MRSQIVDQTALEALGVHLGRTWPSGSVVWLQGPLGAGKTTLVRAIARGRGIAGEATSPTYALVHHYESPRGAVYHLDCYRLRSPEQAADLDWETLAGADLLLIEWPERAGAWAPPATARVQLDHTVDDLRSVVVT, translated from the coding sequence GTGAGGAGCCAGATCGTTGACCAGACCGCGCTCGAGGCGCTGGGTGTTCACCTCGGTCGCACCTGGCCGAGCGGGAGTGTGGTCTGGCTCCAGGGGCCACTGGGGGCAGGGAAGACGACGCTGGTCCGCGCTATTGCGCGCGGCCGCGGCATTGCCGGCGAGGCGACCTCCCCCACCTACGCACTGGTGCATCATTATGAATCGCCGCGGGGAGCAGTCTATCACCTCGATTGCTACCGGCTTCGGTCGCCGGAGCAGGCAGCGGATCTCGACTGGGAGACTCTCGCCGGGGCCGATCTGCTGCTGATCGAGTGGCCCGAGCGCGCTGGTGCCTGGGCGCCGCCTGCCACCGCGAGGGTCCAGCTGGATCACACCGTCGATGATCTCCGCAGTGTCGTGGTCACATGA
- a CDS encoding ATP-binding cassette domain-containing protein translates to MIRVVNLEKSIPTRPSPTFLLRRIELNIAAGEFVTIMGPSGAGKSTLLSILGMLDADFTGEYWLGNDPVHALAPKARSALSRSAVGFVFQQYHLLDELTVAENLDMPLSYRNIPSSERQAIVADTLDRFHMVGKKDLFPRQLSGGQQQVVAVARAVIAKPTLLLADEPTGNLHSEQGREIMELFRSLNQAGTTVIQVTHSEENARYGNRIIRLKDGWLVPE, encoded by the coding sequence GTGATCCGAGTTGTGAACCTCGAGAAGTCGATCCCTACCCGGCCCTCGCCGACCTTCCTGTTGCGTCGGATCGAGCTGAATATCGCCGCCGGTGAATTCGTGACGATCATGGGGCCGTCGGGCGCCGGGAAGTCGACCCTGCTCTCGATCCTTGGAATGCTCGATGCCGACTTCACCGGCGAGTACTGGCTGGGCAACGATCCGGTGCATGCGCTCGCTCCGAAGGCTCGGAGCGCCCTCTCCCGTTCGGCGGTGGGGTTCGTCTTTCAGCAGTACCACTTGCTGGATGAACTGACCGTGGCGGAGAATCTCGACATGCCGCTGAGCTACCGGAATATTCCATCCAGCGAGCGGCAGGCGATCGTGGCTGACACGCTCGACCGTTTTCACATGGTGGGGAAGAAGGACCTCTTCCCGCGCCAGCTCTCCGGCGGTCAGCAACAGGTCGTTGCAGTCGCGCGCGCCGTGATTGCCAAGCCCACCTTGCTGCTCGCCGACGAACCCACCGGCAACCTGCACTCGGAGCAGGGTCGCGAGATCATGGAACTCTTCCGGTCGCTCAATCAGGCCGGCACGACGGTGATTCAGGTCACCCATTCCGAGGAGAACGCCCGGTACGGCAACCGGATCATTCGCCTCAAGGACGGCTGGCTGGTCCCGGAGTAG